Proteins encoded within one genomic window of Ovis aries strain OAR_USU_Benz2616 breed Rambouillet chromosome 1, ARS-UI_Ramb_v3.0, whole genome shotgun sequence:
- the UBE2Q1 gene encoding ubiquitin-conjugating enzyme E2 Q1 isoform X3, producing the protein MQQPQPQGQQQPGPGQQLGGQGAAPGAGGGPGGGPGPGPCLRRELKLLESIFHRGHERFRIASACLDELSCEFLLAGAGGAGAGAAPGPHLPPRGSVPGDPVRIHCNITESYPAVPPIWSVESDDPNLAAVLERLVDIKKGNTLLLQHLKRIISDLCKLYNLPQHPDVEMLDQPLPAEQCTQEDVSSEDEDEEMPEDTEDLDHYEMKEEEPAEGKKSEDDGIGKENLAILEKIKKNQRQDYLNGAVSGSVQATDRLMKELRDIYRSQSFKGGNYAVELVNDSLYDWNVKLLKVDQDSALHNDLQILKEKEGADFILLNFSFKDNFPFDPPFVRVVSPVLSGGYVLGGGAICMELLTKQGWSSAYSIESVIMQISATLVKGKARVQFGANKAGTHPRRKMANPGVPSPSSFPRHHWTNYL; encoded by the exons ATGCAGCAGCCGCAGCCGCAGGGGCAGCAGCAGCCGGGGCCGGGGCAGCAGCTGGGGGGCCAGGGGGCGGCGCCGGGGGCCGGGGGCGGCCCGGGGGGGGGCCCGGGGCCGGGGCCCTGCCTGAGGCGGGAGCTGAAGCTGCTCGAGTCCATCTTCCACCGCGGCCACGAGCGCTTCCGCATTGCCAGCGCCTGCCTGGACGAGCTGAGCTGCGAGTTCCTGCTGGCTGGGGCCggaggggccggggcgggggccgcGCCCGGACCGCATCTCCCCCCACGGGGGTCGGTGCCTGGGGATCCCGTCCGCATCCACTGCAACATCACG GAGTCATACCCTGCGGTGCCCCCCATCTGGTCAGTGGAGTCCGATGACCCTAACTTGGCTGCTGTCTTGGAGAGGCTGGTGGACATAAAGAAAGGGAATACTCTG CTACTGCAGCATCTGAAGAGGATCATCTCCGACCTGTGTAAACTCTATAACCTCCCTCAGCATCCAGACGTGGAGATGCTGGATCAGCCCTTGCCAGCCGAGCAG TGTACACAGGAAGACGTGTcttcagaagatgaagatgaagAGATGCCTGAG GACACAGAAGACCTAGATCACtatgaaatgaaagaagaagaGCCAGCGGAGGGCAAGAAATCTGAAGATGATGGCATCGGAAAAGAAAACTTGGCCATactagagaaaattaaaaagaaccaGAGGCAAGATTACTTAAAT GGTGCGGTATCTGGCTCGGTGCAGGCTACTGACCGGCTGATGAAGGAGCTCAGGGATATATACCGATCACAGAGTTTCAAAGGTG gAAACTACGCAGTCGAACTCGTGAATGACAGTCTGTATGATTGGAATGTCAAACTCCTCAA AGTTGACCAGGACAGCGCTTTGCACAACGATCTCCAGATcctcaaagagaaagaaggagccGACTTCATCCtacttaacttttcttttaaa GATAACTTTCCCTTTGACCCGCCGTTTGTCAGGGTTGTGTCTCCAGTCCTCTCTGGAGG GTATGTTCTGGGCGGAGGTGCCATATGCATGGAACTTCTCACCAAGCAG GGCTGGAGCAGTGCCTACTCAATAGAGTCGGTGATCATGCAGATCAGTGCCACACTGGTGAAGGGGAAAGCCCGAGTGCAGTTTGGAGCCAACAAA GCTGGTACACACCCCCGAAGGAAGATGGCTAACCCAGGAGTGccatccccttcctccttccccaggcaCCACTGGACCAATTACCTTTGA
- the UBE2Q1 gene encoding ubiquitin-conjugating enzyme E2 Q1 isoform X1: MQQPQPQGQQQPGPGQQLGGQGAAPGAGGGPGGGPGPGPCLRRELKLLESIFHRGHERFRIASACLDELSCEFLLAGAGGAGAGAAPGPHLPPRGSVPGDPVRIHCNITESYPAVPPIWSVESDDPNLAAVLERLVDIKKGNTLLLQHLKRIISDLCKLYNLPQHPDVEMLDQPLPAEQCTQEDVSSEDEDEEMPEDTEDLDHYEMKEEEPAEGKKSEDDGIGKENLAILEKIKKNQRQDYLNGAVSGSVQATDRLMKELRDIYRSQSFKGGNYAVELVNDSLYDWNVKLLKVDQDSALHNDLQILKEKEGADFILLNFSFKDNFPFDPPFVRVVSPVLSGGYVLGGGAICMELLTKQGWSSAYSIESVIMQISATLVKGKARVQFGANKSQYSLTRAQQSYKSLVQIHEKNGEAGARLEIRTFAKPEVSIRLNSKNPFWCLSLFHLLARHLSLCPGNSVSWRGACATLLQ, from the exons ATGCAGCAGCCGCAGCCGCAGGGGCAGCAGCAGCCGGGGCCGGGGCAGCAGCTGGGGGGCCAGGGGGCGGCGCCGGGGGCCGGGGGCGGCCCGGGGGGGGGCCCGGGGCCGGGGCCCTGCCTGAGGCGGGAGCTGAAGCTGCTCGAGTCCATCTTCCACCGCGGCCACGAGCGCTTCCGCATTGCCAGCGCCTGCCTGGACGAGCTGAGCTGCGAGTTCCTGCTGGCTGGGGCCggaggggccggggcgggggccgcGCCCGGACCGCATCTCCCCCCACGGGGGTCGGTGCCTGGGGATCCCGTCCGCATCCACTGCAACATCACG GAGTCATACCCTGCGGTGCCCCCCATCTGGTCAGTGGAGTCCGATGACCCTAACTTGGCTGCTGTCTTGGAGAGGCTGGTGGACATAAAGAAAGGGAATACTCTG CTACTGCAGCATCTGAAGAGGATCATCTCCGACCTGTGTAAACTCTATAACCTCCCTCAGCATCCAGACGTGGAGATGCTGGATCAGCCCTTGCCAGCCGAGCAG TGTACACAGGAAGACGTGTcttcagaagatgaagatgaagAGATGCCTGAG GACACAGAAGACCTAGATCACtatgaaatgaaagaagaagaGCCAGCGGAGGGCAAGAAATCTGAAGATGATGGCATCGGAAAAGAAAACTTGGCCATactagagaaaattaaaaagaaccaGAGGCAAGATTACTTAAAT GGTGCGGTATCTGGCTCGGTGCAGGCTACTGACCGGCTGATGAAGGAGCTCAGGGATATATACCGATCACAGAGTTTCAAAGGTG gAAACTACGCAGTCGAACTCGTGAATGACAGTCTGTATGATTGGAATGTCAAACTCCTCAA AGTTGACCAGGACAGCGCTTTGCACAACGATCTCCAGATcctcaaagagaaagaaggagccGACTTCATCCtacttaacttttcttttaaa GATAACTTTCCCTTTGACCCGCCGTTTGTCAGGGTTGTGTCTCCAGTCCTCTCTGGAGG GTATGTTCTGGGCGGAGGTGCCATATGCATGGAACTTCTCACCAAGCAG GGCTGGAGCAGTGCCTACTCAATAGAGTCGGTGATCATGCAGATCAGTGCCACACTGGTGAAGGGGAAAGCCCGAGTGCAGTTTGGAGCCAACAAA TCTCAGTACAGTCTGACAAGAGCACAGCAGTCCTACAAGTCCTTGGTGCAGATCCACGAAAAAAACGGTGAGGCTGGAGCGCGACTCGAGATCCGGACCTTTGCCAAGCCCGAGGTTTCCATCCGGCTAAACAGCAAGAACCCCTTTTGGTGTCTGAGCCTTTTCCACCTGTTAGCACGGCACCTGTCCCTGTGCCCAGGGAATTCAGTGAGCTGGAGGGGAGCGTGCGCCACTCTCCTCCAGTAA
- the UBE2Q1 gene encoding ubiquitin-conjugating enzyme E2 Q1 isoform X2 has translation MQQPQPQGQQQPGPGQQLGGQGAAPGAGGGPGGGPGPGPCLRRELKLLESIFHRGHERFRIASACLDELSCEFLLAGAGGAGAGAAPGPHLPPRGSVPGDPVRIHCNITESYPAVPPIWSVESDDPNLAAVLERLVDIKKGNTLLLQHLKRIISDLCKLYNLPQHPDVEMLDQPLPAEQCTQEDVSSEDEDEEMPEDTEDLDHYEMKEEEPAEGKKSEDDGIGKENLAILEKIKKNQRQDYLNGAVSGSVQATDRLMKELRDIYRSQSFKGGNYAVELVNDSLYDWNVKLLKVDQDSALHNDLQILKEKEGADFILLNFSFKDNFPFDPPFVRVVSPVLSGGYVLGGGAICMELLTKQGWSSAYSIESVIMQISATLVKGKARVQFGANKSQYSLTRAQQSYKSLVQIHEKNGWYTPPKEDG, from the exons ATGCAGCAGCCGCAGCCGCAGGGGCAGCAGCAGCCGGGGCCGGGGCAGCAGCTGGGGGGCCAGGGGGCGGCGCCGGGGGCCGGGGGCGGCCCGGGGGGGGGCCCGGGGCCGGGGCCCTGCCTGAGGCGGGAGCTGAAGCTGCTCGAGTCCATCTTCCACCGCGGCCACGAGCGCTTCCGCATTGCCAGCGCCTGCCTGGACGAGCTGAGCTGCGAGTTCCTGCTGGCTGGGGCCggaggggccggggcgggggccgcGCCCGGACCGCATCTCCCCCCACGGGGGTCGGTGCCTGGGGATCCCGTCCGCATCCACTGCAACATCACG GAGTCATACCCTGCGGTGCCCCCCATCTGGTCAGTGGAGTCCGATGACCCTAACTTGGCTGCTGTCTTGGAGAGGCTGGTGGACATAAAGAAAGGGAATACTCTG CTACTGCAGCATCTGAAGAGGATCATCTCCGACCTGTGTAAACTCTATAACCTCCCTCAGCATCCAGACGTGGAGATGCTGGATCAGCCCTTGCCAGCCGAGCAG TGTACACAGGAAGACGTGTcttcagaagatgaagatgaagAGATGCCTGAG GACACAGAAGACCTAGATCACtatgaaatgaaagaagaagaGCCAGCGGAGGGCAAGAAATCTGAAGATGATGGCATCGGAAAAGAAAACTTGGCCATactagagaaaattaaaaagaaccaGAGGCAAGATTACTTAAAT GGTGCGGTATCTGGCTCGGTGCAGGCTACTGACCGGCTGATGAAGGAGCTCAGGGATATATACCGATCACAGAGTTTCAAAGGTG gAAACTACGCAGTCGAACTCGTGAATGACAGTCTGTATGATTGGAATGTCAAACTCCTCAA AGTTGACCAGGACAGCGCTTTGCACAACGATCTCCAGATcctcaaagagaaagaaggagccGACTTCATCCtacttaacttttcttttaaa GATAACTTTCCCTTTGACCCGCCGTTTGTCAGGGTTGTGTCTCCAGTCCTCTCTGGAGG GTATGTTCTGGGCGGAGGTGCCATATGCATGGAACTTCTCACCAAGCAG GGCTGGAGCAGTGCCTACTCAATAGAGTCGGTGATCATGCAGATCAGTGCCACACTGGTGAAGGGGAAAGCCCGAGTGCAGTTTGGAGCCAACAAA TCTCAGTACAGTCTGACAAGAGCACAGCAGTCCTACAAGTCCTTGGTGCAGATCCACGAAAAAAACG GCTGGTACACACCCCCGAAGGAAGATGGCTAA
- the CHRNB2 gene encoding neuronal acetylcholine receptor subunit beta-2: MAWLSGPKALLLSFGLLGLRSGVWGTDTEERLVEHLLDPSRYNKLIRPATNGSELVTVQLMVSLAQLISVHEREQIMTTNVWLTQEWEDYRLTWKPEEFDNMKKVRLPSKHIWLPDVVLYNNADGMYEVSFYSNAVVSYDGSIFWLPPAIYKSACKIEVKHFPFDQQNCTMKFRSWTYDRTEIDLVLKSDVANLDDFTPSGEWDIVALPGRRNENPDDSTYVDITYDFIIRRKPLFYTINLIIPCVLITSLAILVFYLPSDCGEKMTLCISVLLALTVFLLLISKIVPPTSLDVPLVGKYLMFTMVLVTFSIVTSVCVLNVHHRSPTTHTMAPWVKAVFLEKLPTLLFMQQPRHRCARQRLRLRRRQREREGAGALFREAPGADSCTCFVNRASVQGLAGAFGSEPAPAAGPGRARGPCGCGLREAVDGVRFIADHMRSEDDDQSVSEDWKYVAMVIDRLFLWIFVFVCVFGTIGMFLQPLFQNYTTATFLHADHSAPSSK; encoded by the exons ATGGCCTGGCTCTCTGGCCCCAAGGCGCTGCTCCTCAGCTTTGGCCTCCTCGGACTGCGTTCAG GAGTCTGGGGTACGGACACAGAAGAGCGGCTGGTAGAGCATCTCCTGGATCCTTCCCGCTACAACAAACTTATCCGCCCAGCCACCAATGGCTCTGAGCTGGTGACAGTACAGCTCATGGTGTCACTGGCCCAGCTCATCAGTGTG CATGAGCGGGAGCAGATCATGACCACCAATGTCTGGCTGACTCAG gAGTGGGAGGATTATCGCCTCACCTGGAAGCCTGAGGAATTTGACAACATGAAGAAAGTTCGGCTCCCTTCCAAACACATCTGGCTCCCAGATGTGGTCCTGTACAACAA TGCCGACGGCATGTACGAGGTGTCCTTCTATTCCAACGCCGTGGTCTCCTACGATGGCAGCATCTTCTGGCTGCCGCCTGCCATCTACAAGAGCGCATGCAAGATCGAGGTAAAGCACTTCCCATTTGACCAGCAGAACTGCACCATGAAGTTCCGCTCGTGGACCTACGACCGCACTGAGATCGACCTGGTGCTCAAGAGTGACGTGGCCAACCTGGACGACTTCACACCCAGCGGCGAGTGGGACATAGTGGCGCTGCCCGGCCGGCGCAACGAGAACCCGGATGACTCCACTTACGTGGACATCACGTACGACTTCATCATCCGTCGCAAGCCACTCTTCTACACCATCAATCTCATCATCCCCTGCGTCCTCATCACCTCTCTAGCCATCCTCGTCTTCTACCTGCCGTCTGACTGCGGTGAGAAGATGACGCTGTGCATCTCTGTGCTGCTGGCGCTCACCGTCTTCCTGCTGCTCATCTCGAAGATCGTGCCGCCCACCTCCCTCGACGTGCCGCTCGTCGGCAAGTACCTCATGTTCACCATGGTGCTCGTCACCTTCTCCATCGTCACCAGCGTGTGCGTGCTCAACGTGCACCACCGCTCACCCACCACGCACACCATGGCGCCCTGGGTCAAGGCCGTCTTCCTGGAGAAGCTGCCCACCCTGCTGTTCATGCAGCAGCCGCGCCACCGCTGCGCCCGCCAACGCCTTCGCCTGCGGCGGCGCCAGCGCGAGCGAGAGGGAGCCGGCGCCCTCTTCCGCGAGGCCCCGGGGGCCGACTCCTGCACGTGCTTCGTCAACCGCGCGTCGGTGCAGGGCTTGGCTGGGGCCTTCGGCTCGGAGCCGGCGCCGGCGGCAGGCCCCGGGCGCGCCAGGGGGCCGTGTGGCTGCGGCCTCCGGGAGGCGGTGGACGGCGTGCGCTTCATCGCGGATCATATGCGGAGTGAGGACGACGACCAGAGC GTGAGTGAGGACTGGAAGTATGTTGCCATGGTGATCGACCGCCTGTTCCTTTGGATCTTTGTCTTCGTCTGTGTCTTTGGCACGATTGGCATGTTCCTGCAGCCTCTCTTCCAGAACTACACCACTGCCACCTTCCTCCACGCAGACCACTCGGCTCCCAGCTCCAAGTGA